The genomic interval CAAAAAGAAACGGCGCTTTACCCACCGGTGGAAATGCATTTTGACCAGGACTTAAATCTGCTCGATTACCAACTTAGCCCGGCCGAACTCGGTCAGCAGGTACTTTGGAAAGCAGAAGCCATCGCGCTTTCGGTGGCCCGGCATTTTCAATCACCCGGGTTGTTTGCCGTGGAACTATTTTTAGACCGTGATGGAAATGTTTTTGTCAATGAAACAGCCCCGCGTGTGCATAACAGCGGCCATCATACCATTGAAGCCCATTATTGTTCGCAGTTTGATATGCTTTGGCGGATCATGTTAGGTTACCCGTTGGGAAATACCGATCCGATCCTCCCCTCCGTTATGGTCAATGTGATCGGAGAAGAAGGGTATTCCGGGCCTGTAAAATACGAGGGACTGAAAGAGGTTTTGGAGATCCCAAATGCCTTTGTCCACCTGTATGGAAAAAAGGAGACCAAGCCTGGCCGGAAGATGGGTCATATTACCGTAATAAGCCGGGATAAACAAGACCTGCTCCACCAGGCCAATAAGATCAAAAGGATCTTGAAAGTGATCGCCTGATCCCCCTTTATCCTGCTCCTGCACCGTTGATGGATTGGCCTTGATTTTTAGTTGCCTGTTCGAAGGTTTTTTGGGGAAAAGGAATCTAATTCCGTACCCGATTTTACCTGTAATTTTACCACCCAACCAATTGAATAATAACGTGAGAACAAAGACTGTCCTTTTTTCAGCATTTATCTTCCCTCTGGCGATCCTGGTACTAACGACCGGCTGTAAGAATAAAGAAGAGAATAAAGCACCAGCACCCGCCGCACAAGCCCGGAATATGACCATACGGGTGGACGCTTATATCGTAAAATCAGAATCCTTTGCCGAGAATATTGAAGTCCCGGGCACGATCGTAGCCAGTGAAGCTACAGAGATCCATCCCGAGGTTTCCGGACGTATCACCCAGCTCAACATTTCGGAAGGTCGTTATGTAAGCCGGGGTACCCTGCTGGTTAAACTCTATGACGCCGATCTGCAAGCGCAACTCCGCAAACTGGAGGTTCAGTTGCAGATCGCCAAAACAAATGAGGAGCGCTCCGCACAGTTGCTCAAGATTCAGGGTATCAGCAAATCGGATTATGACGCCAGTCTGTTGAATGTAAACAATATCCAGGCTGATATGGATATCATCCGGACAAGCATCTCCAAGACGGAAATCCGGGCTCCTTTTAATGGTAAATTGGGATTAAAGAATATCAGTCCCGGTGCCTATGTTACCCCTGCCACGATCATTGCCGTCATCAATCAGACCGATCAATTAAAACTCGATTTCACTGTTCCTGAAAAATACAGTGGGAAAATAAAGACTGGTCAGATAGTGAATTTCACCTTTGAAGGCTCCAATAAGGAAGGGAGCGCCAAAGTGGTTGCCACTGAATCTTCCGTAACGGAGAATACCCGAAGCCTCACTGTGCGATCGATCATTCAAAACAAGGACAACCTTTTACTACCCGGGGTATTTGCCAAGGTCAAACTTCAATTTGAACCAGATCCCAATTCACTTCTGATCCCCTCACAGGCAGTGGTGCCGCAGGCCCGGGGAAAGAAGGTAATCCTTTACCAGGGTGGGAAAGCCACATTTGTGGATGTTACAACCGGAGTGAGAGATTCAGCCAGGGTACAAATACTTTCCGGACTTAAGCCGGGAGATACCGTTGTTACAACCGGATTATTGAGTATACGGCCCGATGCTACGATAGCCGTTAATAAGATCATTAATTAATCGCCTCCGAAAAGCGAAGTATGAATATATCTGAACTGAGTTTACGCCGACCGATCCTGGCGATCGTAATGAACATCATCATTGTGGTGTTTGGGATCATAGGATTCAAATTTCTTGGGGTACGTGACTATCCGGCCATTGACCCTCCCAATATCAGCGTACGGACCTCCTATGCAGGAGCGAATGCTGATATAATCGAAACCCAGATCACAGAACCGCTGGAGAAAGCCGTGAATGGTATCGCCGGGATCAAGAACATTACCTCCAGCAGCAGCAATGGCACCAGCAATATCAATGTGGAGTTTGATCTGGAAATAGACCTGGAAGCCGCCGCCAATGATGTACGGGATAAGGTATCGCAAGCCATTCGCTCCCTCCCACCCGATCTTGAAGCGCCACCCGTGGTGTCAAAAGCCGATGCCAGTTCAGATGCCATCCTTTCCATGACCGTTCAGAGCAATACCCGCAACCAGTTGCAAATGACGGAATACGCCAACAATGTACTGGTAGAACGTTTGCAAACCATTCCCGGTGTATCAGGAATCCAGATCTGGGGTGAGAAAAGGTATGCCATGCGGATATGGATCGATCCCGCTAAACTTACTTCCTATGGGCTCACCCCGGGAGATGTACAATCTGCCTTGCTCCGGGAGAATGTGGAACTTCCATCGGGGAAAATTTCAGGAAATACCACCGAACTCACGGTCCGCACCTTTGGCCGTTTAAATACGGAGGAAGAATTCGAGAATGTCATTATTCAGAACATTGGTGGGGCCGATATACGGATCAAGGATATTGGCAATGTGATTCTTGGGCCGGAAAATGAAGAAACTGTGTTGAAAGAAAGCGGCATCCCCATGATCGCCCTGGCCATTGTTCCCCAACCCGGTTCGAACTACGTTTCCATTTCCGATGAATTTTACAAACGACTGGAACAGATCAAAAAGGATGTTCCCGAAGATGTTAAGATCAATATCGCGCTTGATCAGACCAAGTTCATCAAGCGCTCAATTGCAGAGGTAGAAGAAACGCTTATCGTTGCCATCGTATTGGTGATCCTGATCATTTATCTCTTCTTCCGGGATTGGATCATTGCCATCCGCCCCCTGATCGATATTCCTGTTTCGCTGATTGGCGCCTTCTTTATCATGTACCTAATGGGATATACGATCAACGTCCTTTCACTGCTGGCCATCGTTCTCGCAACAGGTCTGGTGGTCGACGACGGAATCGTTGTCACGGAAAATATTTATAAGAAGATGGAGAAAGGTATGGGGAAATGGCAGGCGGCCCTGGAGGGATCCAAAGAGATCTACTTTGCGGTCATCGCTACCTCCATTACGCTTGCGGTCGTATTTCTGCCGATCATATTCCTTCAGGGGTTTGTAGGAAGCCTGTTCCGTGAATTTGGTATCGTGGTAGCCGGTGCGGTATTGATCTCGGCCTTTGTGTCCCTTACCCTGACACCTGTACTGAACGTAAAACTGACCCGAAAAAATATTCACCAGCATTCCTGGTTTTACCGGAAGAGTGAACCCTTCTTCAGAGGCATGGAAAATGGATACGAACGGTTACTAAAAGGGTTTATGCGGATCCGCGGCGCGGCCATCGTTATCATTTTAGCCTGTGGCGCTACCATTTTTCTGATTGGAGGACAATTACAATCAGAGCTTGCACCCATGGAAGACCGCAGTCAGTTCAGGCTTCAGATGACCGCGCCGGAGGGAACTTCCTTTGACGCGATGGACAAATTTGTCGACCGTGTATCGGGTTTTATGCTTGACTCTGTACCCGAAAGGGAAGTAGTTTTAAGTGTTACTTCTCCAGGGTTTTCCGGATCAGGAAACGCCAATACCGGATTTGTCCGGGTTACATTAATTGATCCAAGTCTGCGCTCCAGATCACAAGGCGATATCGTCAATATGGTCAACCGTAACTTACCAAGGTTCAACGAAGGCCGTTCTTTTGCCATTCAGGAACAAACGATTTCCGTGAACCGCCGTGGCGGGCAACCCGTGGCCTTTGTGATCCAGAATAACAATTTCCAGAAACTCACCTCCATACTTCCCAAATTCATTGAAGAGGCCAATAAGAGCGATGTATTGCAACAGGTGGATGTGGACCTAAAGTTCAATAAACCCGAACTCCGTGTACAAATTGACCGTATCAAAGCAGCTGAACTTGGGGTTAGTGTCAACGCGATTTCAGAAACCTTGCAGTTGGCGTATTCCAACAGACGTCTTGGTTATTTTACAAAAGATGGTAAACAATACCAGGTAATGGGACAGGTGACCCGTGCTGACCGGGATGATCCCAATGACCTGAAAAGTTTGTTTGTAAGGAATAGCCGGGGCGAGATGATCAGTCTCGATAATCTGGTAAATGTGGCAGAGTCCAATACCCCTCCAACCATCTATCACTTTAACCGGTATAAGTCTGCTACGGTTTCCGCCGGGCTTCAACCGGGGAAAACGATTGGTGACGGGATCGAAGAGATGCAAAATATCGCCGATAAATTATTGGATGAAACATTTGCAACCTCCCTGTCAGGTTCCTCGCGCGATTTTGCCGAAAGTTCCAGCAATACCAGTTTTGCCTTTTTACTTGCGCTCGGTCTGATCTTCCTGATCCTGGCCGCGCAGTTTGAAAGTTTCATTGACCCATTGATCATCATGGTCACCGTACCTCTGGCCATCGCCGGAGCCGTTTTATCGTTGTGGATTTTTGGACATACCCTCAATATCTTCTCACAGATCGGGATGATCATGCTGATTGGTCTGGTGACCAAGAATGGTATCCTGATCGTTGAATTCGCCAATCAGAACCGGCTTAAAGGAATGGGTCGTACCGAAGCGGCTGTATATGCCGCTACGCAACGTTTGCGTCCCATCCTGATGACGAGCCTCGCTATGTCATTAGGCGCCTTGCCACTTGCCTTATCGTTAGGAGCTGCCGCTACAAGTCGTATCCCATTGGGTGTCGTTATTGTTGGTGGTATCCTGTTCTCTCTGATATTGACCCTCTTTGTGATACCGGCCATGTATTCTTTCCTGTCAACGAATAAGAAGGTCAGTGAGATTGAAAAGATCACGGCACAACAACATCAACAAACAACCCCTAATCCCGATCCGGAACCTGCCCATGTTTAAAAAGAATGGACTCACCATGAAAAAGTTTTTTGGAACCATATCCCTTTCCCTGTTCTCCCTGATTGCGCTTCATGCGCAACAAACGCTGCTATCCCTTGAAGACGCCATTGCACAGGCCCTGGAAAACAATTATGATATCCGCCTCTCCCGCAATGATTCTGCCGTAGCAGCCCTTGATTATTCCTTTCGCAATGCAGCCTTCCTTCCCCGGCTTAATGCCAATGCGGGCCAGGCCTGGAATAACAATGACCAGAAACAGGAATTTGCCGATGGAACAAAGCGGGAAAGAAATGGGGTGAAATCCAATACGCTTACCGCTTCCCTCTCCCTGAACTGGACCCTTTTTGATGGGATGAAGATGTTTGTGATCCGGGATAAGGCCGAAGAGTTTGTCAAATTAGGAGAGCTGGCGATCAAGAACCAGGTTGTTAATACCGTAGCAATGGTGATCACCAATTACTACAGCATTGTCAGGCAACAACAGCAACTAAAGGCCATCCAGGAGCAGATGTCGCTCAACGAAGAACGGGTGAAACTGGCCCAATATAAACTCGATATTGGCGTGGGCGCAAAACCCGATGTACTCCAAAGCAAAGTGGACCTGAATGCACAGCGATCTGCTATCCTGACCCAGGAGACATTGATCACCCAACTTAAACAGCAACTCAATCAACTTACCGGTTCTACCCGGACTGACTATGCTGTCTCCGATTCCATACCAGTGGATTTTGGGATCGTACTGGGTGATATCCAGCAAAATCTGGAACAATCCAATCCCCTTCTTCAGATCAATAAGAAGAATATTGATATTGCCCAATTGACCCTTAAGGAAAGAAAGGCCGACCGCTTTCCCATTCTTGGTTTTAACAGCAACTACAACTTCAACCGGACCGACAACAAGGCCGTGGTCAACCCGTTTCAACCACTCTTCAGCAGAAACAGGGGATTAAACTATGGACTTACTGCCACCATCCCCATTCTAAATAATTACAACACCAAACGCTTGATCAAGCAGGCCGAACTGGACATCGACTATCAGAAACTGGTGTATGAGAATCAACGCTCACTCATTAACCTGAGTGTGATCAATGCCTGGAAGGAATATGAACAACAGAAAAAAGCATTAGACCTGGAGGAAGCCAATATCTTACTCGCCAAAGAGAATGTGGACATTGTATTTCAAACCTACAAATTAGGCGCAGCCACCTTTATTCAATTACGCGAAGCGCAAAAGAGCCTGGAAGATGCCTATAACCGCCTGATCGCTGCCAGGTATAATACAAAAGTGGCCGAAACCGAATTATTAAGGCTGAAGGGGGATCTGGTGCGATAGGGTTACAGATAAAAGCCCCTAAATTTGCCCCTACTAACCGTCAAACATATATGCCCCAATCCTCTACGCCACCCCTTGTCGGCATCATTATGGGATCCGACTCCGACCTTTCCGTCATGCAGGCTGCATCCGATATCCTGAAGGAGTTTAAGATCGCTCATGAGGTAACCGTTGTTTCGGCACACCGCACCCCTTTACGTATGGTGGAGTACGCCCAAAAAGCCAGGGAAAGAGGCCTGAAGGTGATCATTGCCGGAGCCGGGGGTGCTGCACACCTGCCCGGTATGGTAGCCGCTATCACACCCTTGCCTGTGATCGGGGTTCCCATCAAATCTTCCAACTCAATTGACGGCTGGGACTCTGTACTCTCAATTCTTCAAATGCCCAATGGTGTCCCGGTGGCTACCGTAGCACTCAACGCCGCAAAAAACGCAGGCATCCTGGCCGCTGAGATCATTGGCGCTTTTGAGCCTGTAGTGTCCGCAGCAGTTACTTCCTATAAAGAAAAACTGAATAACGAAGTGATCGAGAAAGTGGAGAAACTGAAAAAAGATGGTTGGGAGAA from Chitinophagales bacterium carries:
- a CDS encoding efflux RND transporter permease subunit translates to MNISELSLRRPILAIVMNIIIVVFGIIGFKFLGVRDYPAIDPPNISVRTSYAGANADIIETQITEPLEKAVNGIAGIKNITSSSSNGTSNINVEFDLEIDLEAAANDVRDKVSQAIRSLPPDLEAPPVVSKADASSDAILSMTVQSNTRNQLQMTEYANNVLVERLQTIPGVSGIQIWGEKRYAMRIWIDPAKLTSYGLTPGDVQSALLRENVELPSGKISGNTTELTVRTFGRLNTEEEFENVIIQNIGGADIRIKDIGNVILGPENEETVLKESGIPMIALAIVPQPGSNYVSISDEFYKRLEQIKKDVPEDVKINIALDQTKFIKRSIAEVEETLIVAIVLVILIIYLFFRDWIIAIRPLIDIPVSLIGAFFIMYLMGYTINVLSLLAIVLATGLVVDDGIVVTENIYKKMEKGMGKWQAALEGSKEIYFAVIATSITLAVVFLPIIFLQGFVGSLFREFGIVVAGAVLISAFVSLTLTPVLNVKLTRKNIHQHSWFYRKSEPFFRGMENGYERLLKGFMRIRGAAIVIILACGATIFLIGGQLQSELAPMEDRSQFRLQMTAPEGTSFDAMDKFVDRVSGFMLDSVPEREVVLSVTSPGFSGSGNANTGFVRVTLIDPSLRSRSQGDIVNMVNRNLPRFNEGRSFAIQEQTISVNRRGGQPVAFVIQNNNFQKLTSILPKFIEEANKSDVLQQVDVDLKFNKPELRVQIDRIKAAELGVSVNAISETLQLAYSNRRLGYFTKDGKQYQVMGQVTRADRDDPNDLKSLFVRNSRGEMISLDNLVNVAESNTPPTIYHFNRYKSATVSAGLQPGKTIGDGIEEMQNIADKLLDETFATSLSGSSRDFAESSSNTSFAFLLALGLIFLILAAQFESFIDPLIIMVTVPLAIAGAVLSLWIFGHTLNIFSQIGMIMLIGLVTKNGILIVEFANQNRLKGMGRTEAAVYAATQRLRPILMTSLAMSLGALPLALSLGAAATSRIPLGVVIVGGILFSLILTLFVIPAMYSFLSTNKKVSEIEKITAQQHQQTTPNPDPEPAHV
- the purE gene encoding 5-(carboxyamino)imidazole ribonucleotide mutase; this encodes MPQSSTPPLVGIIMGSDSDLSVMQAASDILKEFKIAHEVTVVSAHRTPLRMVEYAQKARERGLKVIIAGAGGAAHLPGMVAAITPLPVIGVPIKSSNSIDGWDSVLSILQMPNGVPVATVALNAAKNAGILAAEIIGAFEPVVSAAVTSYKEKLNNEVIEKVEKLKKDGWENKFD
- a CDS encoding efflux RND transporter periplasmic adaptor subunit, giving the protein MTIRVDAYIVKSESFAENIEVPGTIVASEATEIHPEVSGRITQLNISEGRYVSRGTLLVKLYDADLQAQLRKLEVQLQIAKTNEERSAQLLKIQGISKSDYDASLLNVNNIQADMDIIRTSISKTEIRAPFNGKLGLKNISPGAYVTPATIIAVINQTDQLKLDFTVPEKYSGKIKTGQIVNFTFEGSNKEGSAKVVATESSVTENTRSLTVRSIIQNKDNLLLPGVFAKVKLQFEPDPNSLLIPSQAVVPQARGKKVILYQGGKATFVDVTTGVRDSARVQILSGLKPGDTVVTTGLLSIRPDATIAVNKIIN
- a CDS encoding 5-(carboxyamino)imidazole ribonucleotide synthase, with protein sequence MKIGILGGGQLGRMLLQAAANYPVETYVLENDPHCPSAHLCHHFTCGSIRDFDTVYAFGKNLDAITIEIENVNIEALEKLEAEGKKVFPKPSVLRTIKNKILQKEYYKEHDIPSPAFVVTQTRDDVSAHINLLPAVHKLGEGGYDGRGVQLLHTEADLEKAFDAPGVLEKMVRIDKEIAIIVAINDQKETALYPPVEMHFDQDLNLLDYQLSPAELGQQVLWKAEAIALSVARHFQSPGLFAVELFLDRDGNVFVNETAPRVHNSGHHTIEAHYCSQFDMLWRIMLGYPLGNTDPILPSVMVNVIGEEGYSGPVKYEGLKEVLEIPNAFVHLYGKKETKPGRKMGHITVISRDKQDLLHQANKIKRILKVIA
- a CDS encoding TolC family protein gives rise to the protein MKKFFGTISLSLFSLIALHAQQTLLSLEDAIAQALENNYDIRLSRNDSAVAALDYSFRNAAFLPRLNANAGQAWNNNDQKQEFADGTKRERNGVKSNTLTASLSLNWTLFDGMKMFVIRDKAEEFVKLGELAIKNQVVNTVAMVITNYYSIVRQQQQLKAIQEQMSLNEERVKLAQYKLDIGVGAKPDVLQSKVDLNAQRSAILTQETLITQLKQQLNQLTGSTRTDYAVSDSIPVDFGIVLGDIQQNLEQSNPLLQINKKNIDIAQLTLKERKADRFPILGFNSNYNFNRTDNKAVVNPFQPLFSRNRGLNYGLTATIPILNNYNTKRLIKQAELDIDYQKLVYENQRSLINLSVINAWKEYEQQKKALDLEEANILLAKENVDIVFQTYKLGAATFIQLREAQKSLEDAYNRLIAARYNTKVAETELLRLKGDLVR